Part of the Henckelia pumila isolate YLH828 chromosome 2, ASM3356847v2, whole genome shotgun sequence genome is shown below.
CACATTcttcacgtaaatcgcaatgcataactaagtattttaaaactttgttaacataaagtcttaagtcataatatatgctcctgataaatcataataaaatatttaaaacttactgaccgatagtgagatttctgagcttcacgtggcagtaggacaccctccaaggaccgcgctttgataccaattgaaacaccTACTACTACTAAAACTTACAtgaggaatttttttttctttttttttaataataactaaaaatattactatacatatatgcccatacacatatgtataaacatgaaagtaaaatatttctttttaaataaaatatctcaaataataataaacaactaatagttttaaaaaggttttatgcatgaaataaaGATAATAAGTATTACATGTTCAAAATtctcatatgcggaaataactaaaataaaaatataatttgtttAAAATTCAACAACATAATAAACTGTATCTGAAAATAACACTAAATtctgcaacggtcacggggccactgtttCGTGAGCTCATACACCCTCACCACGGGTAGGAGCTATAAAGAAATCATCTGACTCACCTGCAcaatataagcgtagtgagcctaggggctcaacatgtctaatcctttataacaatagttaaaataatgcatcaaataatcatactaatacatgatacatgatacatgaacatgcatgaaaatattttcataacataaatgctgaatcataatcttaaacataatcataatcttttcttcgtcatacataacatagttgAGTTCTTCgtcatacataacatagttgagcatggtatttctttgaaacagtctatggtcctatccgtaagtgtgaccttAACTGTGctgactgatcagtctcctgaaccaacgtacgtggcggtgataaatcacctcctatggtagtaaactacctcataaatcatatggtggataaccgcccttatgtcacactacatcaattttcatcaagaaaatattttattgctcaacacatacataatcataatcatataaaattttcatgaatgcatgcactgaaaatttgtccggaatatatatttaattgattttcataatatacatacttatacttaaaaatattttcatgcactaaaataattaaatatatatttcgaacttaggaatttttcatgggttggtccagactgctgttCACTCCTTCTGAGCCTATTAAACTTACATAAAAGTCcaatataaataaattcttaattaaatgtCATTAATCATAAATGAGccaaaataaaaacatttaagccCTTTAACTTAAGCTAAgcacaaaatcatattttagcccaaataacttaactaaacttaaccgggcctaaataaaaatatttaagctcattaacttaattaaacccaataaaactctagactgacccaaaaatccactgactgacccaaaaattcccatgggctcccaagcccataaaaatcattgggctaacttaaataaattatttaaggcccaaataaaattatttggaggcccaaataattttatttctaattaattgggccaaaaaccaattaaaacataaaacacTTAAACTATAAAAtactcaagcccggcccacctaacccagaccgGACCGACTTAACCCAACCCAAGACTTACCAAAACCGATCCAggccccaagacccgacccggacctgcCCAAAACCCTAAACTCGTTTCCCTCTTGTTCCTTACTCTTGGCTGCGACCAGCTTCTGTTTAGAGGCATATTCCGCCCTACTCCGGCCACAaaatggccggagcaccaccacctacacATATAAGACTTCATGACGTTTCCAAAAAGCCaaaaaccagcccaaacggagtcctaaagaaggagaacgaaccaaaacaaaatcTGCCTAATTTCTGCTCGCGCGCTGCACGCGACGCCGGACTTCcggccgttcggccgcccaaATCCGACCATCACTGGCTAGAGAACTACCTGAGATAAATTCCTCtatgtcttggggttctaacccaattggaatcacccTCAAACCCGTCCTATACAGTGCACATGAATCATTCTCCAAAAACTGCTCAAACTGCAGCCTTCTATGCAACCAGAAGATATTGTTTCGGTTCAGACCAACCTTAGCTCAAACCACTTGAAccactcgaccctagggaccctaagacatGCCCCCAGATGATGAGCAGCCGCCTGGACTATTTCCATGCACAAAAACGTGAGGGAATGTCATGAACAAGAACAAAACATGAAACCTTCAACAACATACGGTGTTAAAGGAAGGAATTAAACATGTCTTTTTAATTATATGGTGTTAAAGGAAGGAATTAAACATGTCTTGTTAATTATAACGAAGATTTATGCGTATacggggctccgggacgacgaacgagtCAAGAACTTGAATAATCCTTGAAGAACTCGGCTATGGAGGCTGCTATCTGCTGAAAAACGTGAGGGAGGAGGTGGAGGAGATGGGGTTGGCGGCTGATGGGGACAACGTAGGGTTCGGAGTGATTTTTGTAATTATTTTGGGTAGATTTAGGTCAATAATtgatataaattaattaggtagataatataatcataaaatataaaattttaaactcttgaAATACATACAAATCTgatataaaagtataaatttcaaaatattaaaataggctatttttaaaattcaataaaagtCAATACATGGattaattttggctaaaaatcaacccttaaataaatatataattaaatactaaaattttcttgaaaaaataccttaaaatattattttaaggctcataaaactcataaaatatttttggctaaaaagattggtatctcgtccgtccacggtcccgtctacgcgatcaaataaataaaattctcaaaaatttaaaaattctaatattgcgggttaaatgctaaaataaattaaattatacatataaatcacataataacacataaatacatttaacccttattttaataattaatttctcctaattatgcatgcgtatttacgttttaaaattttcgggtgttacattttgtgtgtgtgttgatGATGGTGTTTGATTGGAATGGCAATGTAGGGGCTACCACGGGTGATACGTAGTTCACGTGGTAGCAATAGAACGAGCAAGTTTgataacaaattgttcagagtTTTTTTTCTCTGTGAAGACTTTTTTTTCACCAAAGAGTGTATCATCTTCAACTTCATCATCAATGAGATTTCAGTTGCGCTAGCTataattttttctaaattttaCACTTATGAATACATCCATTTTCAGCTGGATAACATGAAAATATGTTTTTAGTAAATAATACGAAAATTTTCAATGATACATCAAtatcattattatatattagtTAGATCAAAAATACACTctttaaaacaataaattatcAGTTGATCGATTAATTAATATATCtgtaaattaataaaatttcatgattgcaacattattaatttataaatattttactgTACCTACTCATTTTAATAAGTCAAATATGTATGTATGCATGCAACTGAATATGTGGCTCGAATTATGAATCGTTATCAACAAAATAATCGTTTTTAGTTTGCGAGTGTGGTTGCTTGATGAGACCTAGGGTTTTGGGCCTAAATGCGTGGAATTAAAGTTTATTGAAGATGTTATTTCTTTTTATAAtggatatataaataatataataggaAAGCACATGTAATAATATGTGGCTTTTGCTAACGTGATTGCCCAAACCTCGTATTGGGTGCGTCGTCACATGCCCATCACAACTTTATGCCTACGCATCCATTCATATTTCATACGCTCTTACAAGTTACaataatattttcatatcaaaatcataCGATCAAAGTtccctaaaaattttaaaaaataaaataaaattcatgcGATCAAATACCATCACCCCTTCCAAAACCAGTTATAAAAATAgagatattttaaaaattaaaaaaaccacGATATTCTTTTATCTCTATTAGACCCGactataataaattaataatatagtacatatatacattaaaaaaaaaaaacacacacacacacactcctttaaaattatatatgtaaTTTGGTCGGGATAGGGTATAAGTTTTTCCCCCTGATTTAGCTCCAACCCCATATTTGGTATTTACTATTTAGATCCGTTCTACATATTTATTaacaatttcaaaaaaaaaaagcactAATTTTACTCTAAgttataacttttttttttttacaagatataactaattttttttaataaagatataatacattttaatcaaatcaagatttaaattttttttctattttaaaaataaaaaacagtaTTCTTTattgcataaaaataaaaataaattagctatttaagatatataaatatatatcatacatatatgtacaaaattcatatattatatttcattcATCCCAATTTCAAGaactaaaattttcatttaaattttaaaaaaaaatatcgaaaAAATAAGTTATATACATACTTCTTATTTTATCCATCTGACGATAAAAGTAGttcataaatttataataaaaaaaataaaaaaaattgagagtaAATAAACAATATTTATGATAAAGATAAACTAAAAAACATATGATTCGAAACGACtagtattaataataatatttaatatgacAAGGAAGAAATAATAAATGCAATCTTATATTATCATCTTAATCTGAatgaataaacagatttaattAGTTTGGATTGGATGGGAAGGGTCATGTCATAGATTTCAGTACCCTGACACTGTTCATTCATTTGATTCACTCACTCACGCAATGGCGAAGTGTTGATGGATGCGTCCATTTAAGTATCTTTTGACTCACTCCTGCAAACCATTCGCTTTCATCATCTTTATTGCACGCAAATGGCCAAATCCCCACTGTTTCAAATGGCAGTCGGAGAAAGATTCTAAGCTCTCATTGCTTTCTTGttttcattattatatatatacatatgtgaGCAAATCTGTGGGATTAGTCAACAAAGCTACAGCATTCATGGACTACGAGAGGATACACAAGGTTAAGGTATTTTGTCCTGTATTTGTAATGGGTTTCCGATGAATTTTATCCTCTTCTGTTTGCAATTTGAGGAATGTTATTTGGTGGGCTGGGCGAGATTTTAGTTTCTGAATTAAGTTTGATGTTGCAGGCGGGTATTTCTCCGAGTAAGTTGAGGATGAAGCTGCTGGGATCTCCACGACACAAGAACAAGAATGGATCCAACAATAACTCTTCGAGAACATCTTCCCCTTCCAGGTTTCAGGATTCAGAATTTGGAAATAACAGCTTGTTGGCCGCTGAAAATGGAGATTTTGGAGAGGAAGGTTTGATGACTCTGTCCCCATTTTGTGCATTTTGCGTTTCAAGTTCAATACTCTAGTTCTTTTTTCCTGCAGTTTCAAGTTCAGAAGTTCCGCCGATGAAATCTGTTGATCGAGTCTGCCATGACAGCCGAAATGACCCAAACTTCTTGCAGCCAGAAGAGCTCACATTTGGTGAAGATGAGAACTTTAAGATGCAGCTTTTTTCAGATGTTAATGGCAGGACATCTAGTTCAATATACCCAGTAACTACGTACGAAGATGAATCTGTTGATTCAGGTACTATCCCGAGGTTTGAGTTTGACAAAGAGAAGAAACCACTTCAGCGTTTTTTGTCAAGGTCCTTATCAAGGCCAATGTCCTCAAAATGGAATGATGCAGAAAAGTGGATTGTGAATAGGCCATTTGTTCAATCTGGGATTTCCAAGAACGTATATCTGAATGATGTGGTGAACCGGGAACAGGGCACTGGAGATTTGTTAGTTGATTCATGTACAGAAAGCAAAGATTTGATACATGAAACAAGAAGCAATCAATGGCCTTCCGGTGTTGCTTCTGTAAGATCGGTTTCAATGAGAGACATGGGAACCGAAATGACACCAATTCCTAGTCAAGAGCCTTCGAAAAGTAGTACCCCGATAGGAGCAGCGACGCCTCTCCGTAGCCCGAATTCGTCGATACCCTCTACTCCTCGAAGAGACAAGCCGGTTCTTCCCTCACAGACAGAGCAATCCATAAGCAATGCGACTCGGGATGTCGTTATAAACGGGAAAGTGGACTTGTCTGAGCAAGAGCAGAAGCTCAAGACGAGGAGGGAGATCGTGGCACTCGGTGTGCAGCTTGGTAAGATGAACATTGCCGCCTGGGCTAGTAAGGTTGAGAAAGAAATTAGTGTTTTTGGGAATGAGAATGTTGATTCGTTTGAGTTCAAGCGAATTGCTTATGCCACAAGGGCAGCTGCATGGGAAGAAGCTGAAAAATCCAAGCATGATGCAAGGTTCATCTTCATCCTAAATGCTGAATATTACCTAGCTCTGTAAATTTTCTTTAAGAAACTGTTTGTGAAGTGACTGAAGCTATTGATTCAATAACCATCAGGTTTCAGCAAGAAGAAACAAGAATCCAAGCATGGGAAAATCAGCAGAAAGCGAAGCTCGAAGCAGAAATGGAAAAACTAGAGGTAGAAATCTCCTCATTTTTGCATTCTTTTTCACGCATAACTGACCTCAAATGCTTGAATTCCCACAGGACCTACACTAAGTGGTAGCAATGTTCGTCCGAATTCCTTTCATAGTGATGCTAATG
Proteins encoded:
- the LOC140884921 gene encoding uncharacterized protein isoform X2 — translated: MDYERIHKAGISPSKLRMKLLGSPRHKNKNGSNNNSSRTSSPSRFQDSEFGNNSLLAAENGDFGEEVSSSEVPPMKSVDRVCHDSRNDPNFLQPEELTFGEDENFKMQLFSDVNGRTSSSIYPVTTYEDESVDSGTIPRFEFDKEKKPLQRFLSRSLSRPMSSKWNDAEKWIVNRPFVQSGISKNVYLNDVVNREQGTGDLLVDSCTESKDLIHETRSNQWPSGVASVRSVSMRDMGTEMTPIPSQEPSKSSTPIGAATPLRSPNSSIPSTPRRDKPVLPSQTEQSISNATRDVVINGKVDLSEQEQKLKTRREIVALGVQLGKMNIAAWASKVEKEISVFGNENVDSFEFKRIAYATRAAAWEEAEKSKHDARFQQEETRIQAWENQQKAKLEAEMEKLEAQIAQMRAQAQARMVKKITQATQKSEKKRAKAEARRNHGAVKTKYQAARIRRTGQIPSAPAICCGWW
- the LOC140884921 gene encoding uncharacterized protein isoform X1; this encodes MDYERIHKVKAGISPSKLRMKLLGSPRHKNKNGSNNNSSRTSSPSRFQDSEFGNNSLLAAENGDFGEEVSSSEVPPMKSVDRVCHDSRNDPNFLQPEELTFGEDENFKMQLFSDVNGRTSSSIYPVTTYEDESVDSGTIPRFEFDKEKKPLQRFLSRSLSRPMSSKWNDAEKWIVNRPFVQSGISKNVYLNDVVNREQGTGDLLVDSCTESKDLIHETRSNQWPSGVASVRSVSMRDMGTEMTPIPSQEPSKSSTPIGAATPLRSPNSSIPSTPRRDKPVLPSQTEQSISNATRDVVINGKVDLSEQEQKLKTRREIVALGVQLGKMNIAAWASKVEKEISVFGNENVDSFEFKRIAYATRAAAWEEAEKSKHDARFQQEETRIQAWENQQKAKLEAEMEKLEAQIAQMRAQAQARMVKKITQATQKSEKKRAKAEARRNHGAVKTKYQAARIRRTGQIPSAPAICCGWW